A window of the Trichoderma asperellum chromosome 4, complete sequence genome harbors these coding sequences:
- a CDS encoding uncharacterized protein (EggNog:ENOG41) yields the protein MDDDHLPSSFHMDLIHTPHSLEIDTSSEFKPFLDANQQYHALDPAAAAAAAAAAASFGHFLRDDACLGPQGSMMSADPFKELKSPKDLTKLSMPTHSTMASFSSHAAQAHSQGRHGNSNQDLSFSTAEVTYPWDNSMSYFNNAFSDTSHLYSDKKSQNESTKSTVDCDDDCISVVSCTSGCGISCPSQCGDTGHGVCCDDDACGEACEDSQDLCLDETCENAATPCTDANCSGLAKLDHFPDEAMSDGDKEAAAALASIGDTHPTLVQDGFQHFHSDSNFGSHSCFPGSTCSHALPQGFLGTATADEMVGQFWETLIPENPLATHILQYHDPRHTVHHVRPCMADHPNLTIPKCTLPRAVDGDVLSHGLTHHSEDFACGFEVNTIDQFANHIFEDHGQMYMLNSDLFGLSQTTQAEDRFSLVPSRSSISSFPFNTASTSGPHFSPSDSSMQNLSAVSSLPPSPTSRATTPLAQPEELAIEAKSTETASISTIAADVETAVDCICHWKIADGKICGMQFKDANDLHTHTKNDHLKVMTRQHPGFRCQWDNCTRTNVFGQKSKLERHIQTHTGYKPVKCSVCGLQLSAKQSLDQHMRVHTGEKPWKCKFPGCTHAFKQQSALTMHERTHTGYKPLVCDICGKTFGESSNLSKHRRTHNNRGSHVCIICNKDFHRLDQLRRHMHSNHKCKPEEAESIAKANQLRLEKKEMTKQPIF from the exons ATGGACGATGATCACTTGCCTTCTAGTTTTCATATGGACCTTATTCATACCCCCCATAGCCTTGAAATCGACACATCTTCCGAGTTTAAGCCATTCCTAGATGCAAATCAGCAGTATCACGCACTcgacccagcagcagcggcggcagcggcggcagcggcagcttcaTTTGGCCACTTTCTTCGCGACGACGCCTGCCTCGGTCCCCAAGGATCGATGATGTCTGCCGACCCTTTCAAGGAACTCAAGTCTCCTAAAGATCTCACAAAATTATCCATGCCAACGCATTCCACCATGGCATCTTTTTCGAGCCACGCCGCTCAAGCACATTCGCAAGGCCGGCATGGCAATTCTAACCAGgacctttctttttcaactgCCGAGGTCACCTATCCCTGGGATAACAGTATGAGCTATTTCAATAATGCGTTTTCCGATACGTCTCATCTGTATTCCGACAAAAAGTCGCAGAATGAATCGACTAAATCTACAGTGGACTGCGACGACGACTGCATATCAGTGGTGTCATGCACATCCGGCTGCGGCATAAGTTGCCCAAGCCAATGCGGAGACACAGGCCATGGAGTGTGCTGTGATGATGACGCATGTGGTGAAGCATGCGAAGACAGTCAAGATCTCTGCCTTGATGAGACGTGCGAAAACGCTGCTACGCCCTGCACAGATGCTAATTGCTCGGGGCTTGCTAAGCTCGACCATTTCCCTGATGAAGCCATGTCAGATGGTGACAAggaagcggcagcagcgctcgCTTCTATAGGGGACACTCACCCGACATTGGTACAAGATGGATTCCAGCACTTTCACTCAGATTCAAATTTTGGATCCCATTCTTGCTTTCCGGGGTCGACGTGCAGCCACGCGCTGCCGCAGGGATTTTTGGGAACGGCTACTGCTGATGAAATGGTCGGACAGTTTTGGGAAACCCTGATTCCAGAGAACCCTCTCGCAACACATATTCTTCAATACCACGATCCTCGGCATACTGTGCATCATGTTCGCCCATGCATGGCTGATCATCCCAACCTAACTATCCCGAAATGTACTCTTCCTAGAGCTGTCGATGGCGATGTCCTGAGCCATGGCTTGACGCATCATTCAGAAGACTTTGCGTGCGGCTTCGAGGTCAACACGATCGACCAGTTTGCCAACCACATATTTGAAGACCATGGGCAAATGTACATGCTAAACTCAGATCTTTTTGGTCTGTCTCAGACAACACAGGCGGAAGACAGGTTTTCTCTAGTCCCCAGCCGCTCGAGCATCTCGTCCTTCCCCTTTAACACCGCTTCAACGAGTGGACCTCATTTTTCTCCATCAGATTCTTCCATGCAAAACCTGTCTGCGGTCTCATCGCTTCCTCCTTCCCCGACATCACGGGCGACCACTCCTCTCGCACAGCCGGAGGAGCTAGCTATTGAGGCAAAGTCAACCGAAACAGCGTCGATTTCGACAATAGCTGCAGACGTAGAGACTGCTGTCGATTGTATTTGCCATTGGAAGATAGCTGATGGCAAAATCTGTGGTATGCAGTTTAAGGATGCAAACGATTTGCATACACACACAAAGAATGATCATTTGAAAGTTATGACGCGGCAACATCCTGGATTTCGCTGTCAATGGGATAACTGCACCAGGACAAATGTCTTTGGTCAAAAGAGCAAGCTGGAACGTCATATCCAAACCCACACAGGAT ATAAACCTGTAAAATGCTCTGTCTGCGGCCTGCAGCTCTCAGCAAAACAGTCGCTTGATCAACACATGAGAGTACACACCGGCGAAAAGCCTTGGAAGTGCAAGTTTCCAGGATGTACGCATGCTTTTAAACAACAAAGCGCACTTA CCATGCACGAGCGAACACATACTGGCTACAAACCTTTGGTTTGTGATATATGTGGCAAGACGTTTGGGGAGTCATCCAATCTTTCAAAGCATCGCCGAACCCACAACAACAGGGGTTCACACGTCTGCATAATTTGCAACAAAGATTTCCATCGATTAGATCAGCTAAGGCGCCACATGCACAGTAACCACAAGTGCAagccagaagaagctgaatcAATAGCCAAGGCAAATCAACTTCGcctagaaaaaaaggaaatgacGAAGCAGCCCATATTTTAA
- the RPL35 gene encoding 60S ribosomal protein L35, translating to MSTGKVKASQLWGKNKEELAKQLGELKAELGQLRIQKVASSGSKLNKIHDLRKSIARVLTVTNATQRNQLRLFYKKSKYLPLDLRPKQTRAIRRRLSPEDKARVLEKTKKRNTHFPQRKFAIKA from the exons ATG TCGACGGGAAAAGTCAAGGCTTCCCAGCTTTGGGGCAAGAACAAGGAGGAGTTGGCCAAGCAGCTCGGTGAGCTCAAGGCTGAACTCGGCCAGCTCCGCATCCAGAAGGTTGCTTCTTCCGGCTCCAAGCTGAACAAGAT CCACGACCTGCGCAAGTCTATCGCTCGTGTCTTGACCGTTACCAACGCCACTCAGCGCAACCAGCTCCGTCTTTTctacaagaagagcaagtaCCTGCCTCTCGACCTCCGCCCCAAGCAGACCCGTGCCATCCGCCGCCGGTTATCACCTGAGGACAAGGCCCGTGTTCTGgagaagaccaagaagcgCAACACTCACTTCCCCCAGCGCAAGTTCGCCATCAAG GCTTAA
- the ADE17 gene encoding bifunctional phosphoribosylaminoimidazolecarboxamide formyltransferase/IMP cyclohydrolase: MSSQKIAIVSVYDKTGLLDLAKGLAQQNVRILASGGTARMIRESGFPVEDVSAITKAPEMLAGRVKTLHPAVHAGILARNLESDEKDLADQNINKVDYVICNLYPFKDTVAKINVSIPEAVEEIDIGGVTLIRAAAKNHKRVTILSDPTDYAGFLSELEKGEISDASRNRYALKAFEHTADYDAAISDFFRKEYAGSGDQYMALRYGANPHQKPASAFTSNQPLPFKVLCGSPGYINLLDSLNAWPLVKELKEALGKPAAASFKHVSPAGAAIGLPLTEDEKKVYFVNDIEGIDSSPLAQAYARARGADRMSSFGDVIALSDIVDVPTASIISKEVSDGVIAPGYEDAALEILKKKKGGKYLVLQIDPEYTPGPIETRTVYGVTLQQHRNDAEISPKTFSTIITPKDAGALPENAARDLTVATITLKYTQSNSVCYAVNGQVIGLGAGQQSRIHCTRLAGDKADNWWMRFHERVLSIKWKKGTKRPDKSNAIDLLVSGELPKDGAEREAFEGVFEQVPPAFTDEEREAWMKQLKNVCVSSDAFFPFIDNVFRAARSGVNYIAAPSGSQNDGAVFETAEKLGITFVQQNTRLFHH, from the exons ATGTCGAGCCAGAAGATCGCCATCGTCTCCGTCTACGACAAGACTGGACTGCTGGATCTGGCTAAGGGTCTTGCCCAGCAGAATGTCCGAATCCTGGCTTCTGGAGGCACAGCTCGCATGATCCGCGAGTCTGGATTCCCCGTTGA GGATGTCAGCGCCATCACCAAGGCCCCTGAGATGCTCGCCGGCCGTGTCAAGACTCTGCACCCTGCTGTCCATGCCGGTATTCTTGCTCGCAACCTCGAGTCTGACGAGAAGGACCTTGCCGACCAGAACATCAACAAGGTGGACTATGTCATCTGCAACCTGTACCCTTTCAAGGACACCGTTGCCAAGATCAACGTCAGCATCCCCGAGGCTGTCGAGGAGATTGACATTGGCGGCGTGACGCTCATCCGCGCTGCCGCCAAGAACCACAAGAGAGTCACCATCCTCAGCGATCCCACCGACTACGCCGGCTTCCTGAGCGAGCTCGAGAAGGGCGAGATCAGCGACGCCAGCCGCAACCGCTATGCCCTCAAGGCCTTTGAGCACACTGCCGACTATGACGCCGCCATCTCCGACTTCTTCCGCAAGGAGTACGCCGGCTCAGGAGACCAGTACATGGCCCTCCGTTATGGCGCCAACCCTCACCAGAAGCCCGCCTCTGCCTTCACTTCCAACCAGCCCCTTCCCTTCAAGGTTCTGTGCGGCTCTCCCGGATACATCAACCTCCTCGACTCTCTCAACGCCTGGCCCCTTGtgaaggagctcaaggaggcTCTGGGCAAGCCCGCTGCCGCCAGCTTCAAGCACGTTTCTCCGGCCggtgctgccattggcctgcCCCTCACagaggacgagaagaaggtcTACTTCGTCAACGATATCGAGGGTATCGACAGCTCCCCTCTTGCCCAGGCCTACGCTCGTGCCCGTGGCGCCGACCGCATGAGCAGCTTCGGCGACGTCATTGCCCTCAGTGACATCGTTGACGTGCCCACTGCcagcatcatctccaagGAGGTCTCTGACGGTGTCATCGCCCCCGGCTACGAGGACGCTGCTCTGGAGAttctcaagaagaagaagggaggcaAGTACCTCGTCCTCCAGATCGACCCCGAGTACACCCCCGGCCCCATCGAGACCCGCACCGTCTACGGCGTCACcctccagcagcaccgcAACGACGCTGAGATCTCCCCCAAGACCTTcagcaccatcatcaccCCCAAGGACGCCGGTGCCCTCCCCGAGAACGCCGCCCGCGATCTCACCGTCGCCACCATCACCCTCAAGTACACTCAGAGCAACTCTGTCTGCTACGCCGTCAACGGCCAGGTCATCGGCCTCGGTGCCGGCCAGCAGTCCCGTATCCACTGCACCCGCCTTGCTGGTGACAAGGCCGACAACTGGTGGATGCGCTTCCACGAGCGCGTTCTCAGCATCAAGTGGAAGAAGGGCACCAAGCGCCCCGACAAGAGCAACGCCATCGACCTGCTGGTCAGCGGCGAGCTCCCCAAGGATGGCGCCGAGAGGGAAGCCTTCGAGGGCGTTTTCGAGCAGGTGCCTCCTGCCTTCACCGATGAGGAGCGTGAGGCCTGGATGAAGCAGCTAAAGAACGTCTGCGTCTCAAGCGACGCCTTT TTCCCCTTCATCGACAACGTCTTCCGAGCAGCCCGCTCCGGCGTTAACTACATCGCCGCCCCCAGCGGTAGCCAAAACGACGGCGCCGTCTTCGAGACGGCCGAGAAGCTGGGCATTACCTTTGTCCAGCAGAACACTCGTCTCTTCCACcactaa
- a CDS encoding uncharacterized protein (EggNog:ENOG41), with amino-acid sequence MGNICGKTESEPSQPGRPLGSAPPPGPKTSRVPQKVGGPPRTLGGAAGSGGSDAGGANSGDPSDARRKAAEAAEARAKASSKGGKLQSQLNAQKKQNRSSTLAEASNQELRARDADEAAQARNWE; translated from the exons ATGGGCAATATCTGCGGCAAGACCGAATCTGAACCGTCTCAGCCCGGCCGCCCCCTCGGCTCGGCTCCGCCTCCGGGCCCGAAAACATCACGCGTTCCCCAGAAAGTCGGCGGTCCTCCACGAACACTGggcggtgctgctggcaGTGGCGGCAGCGACGCTGGGGGTGCCAACTCGGGCGATCCGAGCGATGCGCGAAGAAAAGCTGCCGAGGCGGCCGAA GCCCGTGCAAAAGCCTCATCAAAAGGCGGCAAACTCCAGTCGCAGCTCAAcgcgcagaagaagcagaatcgATCGAGTACCTTGGCGGAAGCGAGCAACCAGGAACTTCGTGCTCGAGACGCAGACGAGGCCGCCCAGGCGCGAAATTGGGAGTAG
- a CDS encoding uncharacterized protein (MEROPS:MER0004247) — MQRHLGSLAYPTAKPQCLQASRWTLALAALGISCVASLKELLAQCSCVPPETAWTRNLGRLKLQPRMCAGLMSSLLLPLISRRSPSIRVHIAALKRPHPILKRNLSPRLSRSWFASSAVNMKPEELKHYLADQPPTVVRLEIEKHFALLTEQQKRYAHFISKAAFAGSRIVLRQLSPESESIYDLIITLHKSTNGDWNALAKKAGVEESELNLFLEYTGMFLGNMGNYKSFGDAKFIPRCTEKTVAALAATSPEAQKFYEATKGAIFSHEDPASMHLGFLDAGHMTTYYPDSKGITKAEIEAVSSWMEQKRLLPENTRLRKTADGFDILIASALSSVPAEGGDIGKETKFTVEDGPLKGKTISLVYGDYAEEMKNITANIKQAAANADNDNQKNMHLAYAKSFETGSLEAFKDSQRFWIKDKGPSVECNIGFIETYRDPAGVRGEWEGFASMVNQERTRAFGELVDASPSLIPLLPWGKEFEKDKFLSPDFTSLEVMTFANSGIPAGINIPNYDDIRQTEGFKNVSLGNVLSAKAPNEKIPFIRPEDLEVYQANRDAAFEVQVGLHELTGHGCGKLLQETSSGVYNFDKENPPVSPVTGKPITTWYKPGQTWGSVFGPIAASYEECRAELVAMYLSCEFPVLKIFGFGDGTEDINGPAGDVLYASYLSMARAGLASLEMWDPKSQKWGQAHSQARFSILKSFLEAGDDFCKLDYTKDDLSDLTIKLDRSKILTAGRKAVADYLQKLHVYKSTADVKTGTGFYGGMSNVDLDFWGTKVRNVVLDNKQPRKVFIQANTTLDEATGNVSIKHYDATLLGMIESWSDRNL, encoded by the exons ATGCAGCGGCACCTAGGCAGCCTTGCGTACCCAACCGCCAAGCCACAGTGCTTACAGGCGTCTCGCTGGACACTGGCCCTAGCTGCTTTAGGCATTTCATGTGTGGCTTCACTGAAAGAACTTTTGGCACAATGTTCCTGCGTGCCGCCAGAAACCGCGTGGACGAGAAACCTTGGCCGTCTTAAGCTCCAGCCACGCATGTGCGCTGGCCTGATGTCTTCACTTTTACTGCCCCTCATCTCGCGCAGGTCGCCTTCAATAAGAGTCCATATCGCTGCATTGAAACGCCCGCATCCAATTCTCAAACGCAATCTCTCGCCTCGCCTTTCAAGATCCTGGTTTGCCTCATCAGCAGTCAACATGAAGCCCGAGGAACTCAAGCACTACCTGGCGGATCAGCCACCCACCGTCGTCCGCCTGGAAATCGAGAAGCACTTCGCCCTCCTGACTGAGCAGCAGAAGCGTTATGCTCACTTTATCAGCAA GGCTGCTTTTGCTGGTTCCAGAATCGTCTTGCGTCAGCTTTCGCCAGAGTCAGAGTCCATTTATGACTTGATCATCACCCTTCACAAGTCGACCAATGGCGACTGGAACGCGCTGGCCAAGAAGGCCGGCGTTGAGGAGTCAGAGCTGAACCTCTTCCTCGAGTATACCGGCATGTTCCTCGGCAACATGGGCAACTATAAGAGCTTCGGTGACGCCAAGTTCATCCCCAGATGCACTGAAAAGACTGTTGCTGCTTTGGCCGCTACATCTCCCGAGGCTCAGAAATTCTATGAAGCTACCAAGGGTGCCATCTTCAGCCACGAGGACCCTGCTTCTATGCACCTCGGATTCCTCGATGCTGGCCACATGACGACCTACTACCCCGACTCCAAGGGTATTACCAAGGCCGAAATCGAAGCTGTCTCATCCTGGATGGAGCagaagaggctgctgccTGAGAACACCAGGCTGCGAAAGACCGCCGATGGCTTCGATATTCTCATTGCTTCCGCCCTTTCCAGTGTCCCCGCCGAAGGAGGTGATATTGGAAAGGAGACTAAATTCACTGTTGAGGATGGCCCCCTCAAGGGCAAGACCATCAGCCTGGTTTACGGTGATTACGCTGAGGAGATGAAGAACATCACTGCCAACATCAAGCAGGCTGCGGCCAACGCGGACAATGACAACCAGAAGAACATGCACTTGGCCTACGCCAAATCTTTCGAGACCGGTTCTTTGGAGGCATTCAAGGACAGCCAGCGCTTCTGGATCAAGGATAAGGGCCCCAGCGTTGAGTGCAACATTGGCTTTATCGAGACTTATCGTGACCCTGCTGGTGTCCGTGGAGAGTGGGAGGGATTCGCTTCCA TGGTTAACC AGGAGCGAACCCGTGCTTTTGGCGAACTCGTCGATGCCTCACCCTCACTCATCCCCTTACTTCCTTGGGGCAAAGAGTTCGAAAAGGACAAGTTCCTCTCTCCCGACTTTACATCACTAGAAGTGATGACCTTTGCGA ACTCCGGTATCCCTGCTGGCATCAACAT TCCCAACTACGATGACATCCGACAGACTGAAGGTTTCAAGAACGTGTCTCTTGGAAATGTGCTCAGTGCCAAGGCTCCTAATGAAAAGATTCCCTTCATCCGCCCCGAGGATCTGGAGGTGTACCAGGCAAACCGCGATGCCGCTTTCGAGGTCCAAGTTGGACTTCACGAGCTTACGG GCCATGGTTGTGGTAAGCTTTTGCAGGAGACTTCTTCTGGAGTGTACAACTTCGACAAGGAAAATCCTCCTGTTAGCCCTGTTACCGGGAAGCCCATCACCACTTGGTACAAGCCTGGTCAGACCTGGGGCTCAGTCTTTGGACCCATCGCTGCCTCGTATGAGGAATGTCGTGCGGAGTTGGTTGCCATGTACCTCAGCTGCGAATTCCCCGTTCTCAAGATCTTCGGATTTGGAGATGGAACTGAAGATATCAACGGCCCCGCTGGAGATGTCCTCTACGCATCCTACCTCTCTATGGCTCGTGCTGGCCTTGCTTCTCTGGAGATGTGGGATCCCAAGAGCCAGAAATGGGGACAGGCACACAGCCAGGCCCGCTTCTCCATTCTCAAGTCTTTCCTCGAGGCTGGTGACGATTTCTGCAAACTGGACTACACCAAGGACGACCTCTCTGATTTGACCATCAAGCTGGATAGATCCAAGATTCTCACGGCTGGTCGCAAGG ccgtTGCCGATTATCTTCAAAAGCTTCACGTTTACAAGTCAACCGCTGACGTTAAGACTGGAACCGGATTTTACGGTGGAATGAGCAACGTGGACCTCGACTTCTGGGGCACAAAGGTTCGCAACGTCGTTCTCGACAACAAGCAGCCTCGCAAGGTCTTTATCCAGGCCAACACTACCCTGGATGAGGCCACAGGCAATGTGTCGATCAAGCACTATGATGCTACGCTTTTGGGAATGATTGAGAGTTGGTCCGACAGGAACTTGtaa
- a CDS encoding uncharacterized protein (BUSCO:EOG092D4IME~TransMembrane:1 (i210-227o)): MATSSGNAGWAQLRQQARSLENQTESLFHTYSQFSTASNIPAKPTPEERDVEAKLEEVLDKRDNVIGQLARLLDSEASLNTSALKQNNLSLLREKLSSHRRDLTRLRSTLQQARNRANLLTNVQSDIDEYRANNPEAAEADYMLDERNRIDRSHDVTDSVLSQAYAINDSFIVQRETLASINRRITMAASKVPGINSIIGRITSRKRRDGIIMGTFIALCFIVFFWLR, encoded by the exons ATGGCCACATCATCAGGAAACGCTGGCTGGGCCCAGCTACGCCAACAGGCACGATCATTAGAGAATCAG ACGGAGAGTCTGTTTCATACCTACTCCCAATTCTCTACTGCGTCTAATATTCCGGCCAAACCAACGCCCGAGGAGCGTGATGTAGAAGCAAAGCTAGAAGAAGTGCTAGACAAG CGCGACAACGTCATTGGCCAACTCGCTCGACTCCTGGATTCGGAAGCATCCCTTAACACATCCGCGCTCAAGCAGAACAACTTATCCCTGCTCCGAGAGAAACTTTCGTCTCACCGACGCGACCTCACCCGGCTCAGATCCACTCTCCAGCAAGCCCGCAATCGCGCCAATCTCCTGACCAACGTCCAGTCTGACATTGACGAGTATCGGGCGAACAACCCGGAAGCTGCCGAGGCTGATTATATGCTGGACGAACGCAATCGCATCGACCGAAGCCACGATGTGACAGATAGCGTCCTCAGCCAAGCGTATGCCATTAATGACAGCTTTATTGTACAAAGGGAGACTCTCGCCAGCATCAACCGAAGGATAACCATGGCGGCGAGCAAGGTACCGGGCATCAATTCAATAATCGGACGTATAACAtcgagaaagaggagagatgGGATTATCATGGGGACATTTATTGCGCTGTGCTTCATCGTCTTTTTCTGGCtgagatga
- a CDS encoding uncharacterized protein (BUSCO:EOG092D3BM8), translating into MPSSSSRTLELALSGLLLSSRRYAATTASSSSCARCQWRRAFTATAVSATKAEKPASGTSMDPKATVAGAPIDAPRSYGKRVEGGFTPKPLPRPIGMALPPLPGENTGLDSRSLQQRKEDFVNYDKHLARRKELTAKISRPYFRDWGNLQYHEGKSFISPPRLFKAELSLFFPNLYGQTILKKDVNPRDTTPLLSGRASVVSIFSSQWAERQAESFISKEANPQLHEVLERSGNEAQIVRINYEDNSGKAFLIKLFMGSLRKRFPEKDWDKYFLVRRGITDEIRESIGLLNSKVGYTYLVDHHCRIRWAGSGSSHPDELEGLNKGLVKLVDDIKKEALLPAAAREKLPGKPHLEKGKSVL; encoded by the exons atgccatcatcatcatcacggacgctggagctggccCTCAgtggcctcctcctctcgaGCAGGAGATATGCTGCTACAActgcttcgtcgtcgtcgtgcGCCCGCTGCCAATGGCGTCGCGCATTTACCGCAACTGCAGTGAGCGCCACAAAGGCAGAGAAACCCGCCTCGGGCACCTCTATGGACCCCAAGGCCACCGTCGCCGGGGCACCGATCGATGCACCACGAAGCTACGGAAAGCGAGTAGAGGGAGGGTTTACGCCGAAGCCGCTCCCCCGACCAATCGGCATGGCGCTGCCTCCTTTGCCGGGCGAGAACACTGGCCTTGATAGCCGCTCActgcagcagcgcaaagAGGACTTTGTCAACTATGATAAGCATCTAGCGAGACGCAAGGAGCT GACCGCCAAAATATCAAGACCGTATTTCCGCGATTGGGGCAACCTGCAATACCACGAGGGCAAATCCTTCATCTCCCCGCCCCGTCTCTTCAAAGCCgaactctctctcttctttcccaaCCTCTATGGCCAAACGATTCTCAAGAAAGACGTAAACCCTCGCGACACCACCCCACTCCTCTCCGGCAGAGCATCTGTTGTatccatcttcagcagccagTGGGCAGAGCGACAAGCCGAAAGCTTTATATCAAAGGAAGCCAACCCGCAGCTTCACGAAGTGCTTGAGCGCAGTGGCAATGAGGCACAGATCGTCAGGATCAATTATGAAGATAACTCTGGCAAAGCTTTCCTTATCAAACTATTCATGGGGTCGCTGCGCAAGAGGTTTCCGGAGAAGGACTGGGACAAGTACTTTCTCGTGCGAAGGGGCATCACAGACGAGATTCGCGAATCAATAGGCCTGCTCAATAGCAAGGTTGGCTACACATATCTCGTCGACCACCACTGCAGGATACGCTGGGCTGGCAGTGGATCGAGCCATCCAGACGAATTGGAGGGTCTGAACAAAGGCCTGGTGAAGCTGGTTGATGATATCAAGAAAGAAGCATTGCtgcctgcagcagcgagagagaaattgCCCGGTAAACCGCATCTGGAAAAAGGCAAGAGTGTGTTGTAG